The Syntrophobacterales bacterium DNA window AGGTGAAAGGCCGGATAATTCTTTTCGATCCGTTCCTCGATTTCCAGTGTCTTTTGGTTTACATCATCCACGATATAGACGGCCTGATCCTCACGCTCGCTGATGAGCTGCGCCCCTGAGCCGCCGCCGTGCCGGGCGATGAACTCCGAGGCGCTCAGGGAAATCAGTTGCCGGGCTATGTCGGTTTCAGAGGTCGTGCGGAAATAATACTCGTCGAGGCCGAGATCAATGATGAACCACTCCATTTCGCGGCGCGCCTTTTCCGGATTCATATAGCCGGTATTGACGATATATTCTTCAATACGAACAAGCTTATCCAGAGAAAGAATGCTCCGCGCGGCGATATCGTTCAGACTGCTCATGACTTTTCCCCGGAGCTCCAGATGGCTCTATGTTTAAATTACTTTTTATCAAGCGAGGCAAAGGCCTCGTCGAGAATGCCGATCCCCTTCGACAGTTGCTCATCGGTGATTACAAGAGGCATCAGGATGCGTATCACGTTGCCGTACTGGCCGCAAGAGAGAATATTTAGCCTCTTTTCGAAGGCGTATTTTACGACCGCGGCCGTTTCTTCCGGAGCCGGCTCTTTCGTTTTGCGGCTCTTTACCAGTTCCAGTGCAAGCATGGAACCGATCCCCCGCACCTCTCCGATCACATCGTGTTTGCTCTTGAGTTCATCCAGATATTTACTGAGTTTCTTGCCGAGTTTCTCGCTTTTGTCAATGATTTTTTCTTCCTCATAGATGTCCAGTACCGCCAGCGCCGCTGCGCAGCTCACCGGGTTGCCTCCAAAGGTGCTGCCGATGCCTCCTTTATGTACGGAGTCCATGATTTCCTGTTTTCCCACCACGGCGGAAAGTGGCATGCCGGCTGTCAGGCTCTTGGCTACGGTTATCATATCAGGTTCTACGCCCCAATGCTCAATGGCCCACATTTTACCGCCAGTCCTGGCCATTCCGGACTGTATCTCGTCGGCGATGAAGAGAATGCTGTTATCTTTGCATATTTTGGCAAGCTTCGGGAAATATTCTTTGGGCGGGGTGATGAATCCGCCCTCGCCCTGAACAGGTTCGACAACGACGGCGGCGATCATTTCGGGTGCGATCTTGCCGAAAAAGTCCTGCAGGGAGTCCGCGCACGCACAGTTGCACTTGGGATAGGTAATACCGAGAGGGCAACGGTAGCAGTAACCATTCGGGATGTGGTAAACTTCAGGCGCGAATGGCCCGAACCCTAACTTGTAGGGATTTGCCTTGCTGGTCATGGTCATGCCGAGCAGGGTTCTGCCGTGGAAGGCGTGATCCAAAACGACGATCCCCTGCTTTTTGGTGTAGTAGCGGGCGATCTTCACCGCGTTTTCGACCGCCTCAACGCCGCTGTTGGCGAAGTAGGCGCGCTTGGGGGATTTGCCCGGGGCGAGTTTACAGAGTCTTTCCGCCAGCTTCACGGCGGTCTCATAAGGCGTTACCATGAAGCAGGTGTGGGTAAACTTTTCGGCCTGTTCCTGGATGGCCTTGATTACCTGCGGATGGGAGTGACCGACGTTCATCACGCCGATGCCGCCGCCGAAATCGATGTACTCGTTGCCTTCCACGTCGTAGAGCAGGGCCCCTTTTGCCGATGCAATGTATGCTGGTTTGGCGCTGGAAAAACCCTTTGCCATAACGGTGTTTCTCAATTTATCGATTGATTTGTTCGTGGCTTTCATCTCGTTGTTTCCTCCTTAATCTTCCGTTCTTGCCTTTATGCTCCGAAGAAACAGTTCTTGTTCCCCAGTGAAAGCAGGCACAGTCTTGAAAATTCTCAGGTATTCCTCTATGTCCGATTTCTGA harbors:
- the gabT gene encoding 4-aminobutyrate--2-oxoglutarate transaminase gives rise to the protein MKATNKSIDKLRNTVMAKGFSSAKPAYIASAKGALLYDVEGNEYIDFGGGIGVMNVGHSHPQVIKAIQEQAEKFTHTCFMVTPYETAVKLAERLCKLAPGKSPKRAYFANSGVEAVENAVKIARYYTKKQGIVVLDHAFHGRTLLGMTMTSKANPYKLGFGPFAPEVYHIPNGYCYRCPLGITYPKCNCACADSLQDFFGKIAPEMIAAVVVEPVQGEGGFITPPKEYFPKLAKICKDNSILFIADEIQSGMARTGGKMWAIEHWGVEPDMITVAKSLTAGMPLSAVVGKQEIMDSVHKGGIGSTFGGNPVSCAAALAVLDIYEEEKIIDKSEKLGKKLSKYLDELKSKHDVIGEVRGIGSMLALELVKSRKTKEPAPEETAAVVKYAFEKRLNILSCGQYGNVIRILMPLVITDEQLSKGIGILDEAFASLDKK